From Candidatus Vondammii sp. HM_W22, one genomic window encodes:
- a CDS encoding DUF4123 domain-containing protein: protein MDLVTHWQQLLEKHSPPGADGPDYVLAESRLNFDLSLLSETAPSRPMPLFEDMAMAEYTPHLYRIEADEAHKEVLHQLLQAGIGQHGLCFIWSPLDGDALLSHLRRHSQVEDADGQRHWLRYWDPRVLPYLQQGMQPQQAGFFYSGIHRIGCEDYRDPQKLCLFQEKHGPPPQHNRGADDWGGPGIPLLPPGLARQLMQGFQAYTHYRLARHLFDDYPKAEQIPLDELEAWVWSQSETLLKRGVDDSEIQRRLISAAWVQGQDLAETGQDANDRGLHSYSETLWRQARADYHSSTEELEHGITD, encoded by the coding sequence ATGGATCTGGTTACCCACTGGCAGCAACTGCTGGAAAAACACAGCCCCCCTGGAGCAGACGGCCCTGATTATGTTCTGGCGGAGAGCCGCCTGAACTTCGATTTGTCGCTGCTCAGTGAGACCGCGCCATCACGCCCCATGCCACTGTTTGAAGACATGGCGATGGCTGAATATACCCCGCATCTTTACCGGATCGAAGCCGATGAAGCGCACAAGGAGGTGCTGCACCAGCTGCTTCAGGCAGGCATTGGCCAACATGGCCTGTGTTTTATCTGGAGCCCCCTCGACGGTGATGCCCTGCTAAGCCACCTGCGCCGCCACTCTCAAGTCGAAGATGCCGATGGTCAACGCCATTGGTTACGCTACTGGGATCCGCGCGTCCTGCCATATCTGCAACAGGGGATGCAGCCACAACAGGCTGGATTTTTCTACAGCGGTATTCACCGCATCGGCTGCGAAGACTACCGCGACCCGCAGAAGCTCTGCCTGTTTCAGGAAAAGCACGGACCGCCGCCACAACACAACCGCGGGGCGGATGATTGGGGTGGGCCGGGCATACCTCTCCTGCCGCCGGGACTGGCCCGACAATTAATGCAGGGTTTTCAGGCCTACACCCACTACCGGCTGGCCAGGCATTTGTTTGATGACTACCCGAAAGCCGAGCAGATCCCCCTCGACGAGCTTGAGGCCTGGGTGTGGTCGCAAAGCGAGACCTTGTTGAAAAGGGGGGTGGATGACAGCGAAATCCAGCGACGACTGATCAGCGCCGCCTGGGTTCAAGGGCAGGATCTGGCGGAGACAGGTCAAGACGCCAATGACCGCGGTCTTCACAGCTACAGCGAGACCCTGTGGCGGCAGGCCAGAGCAGACTATCACTCATCGACCGAGGAGTTGGAACATGGTATCACTGACTAA
- a CDS encoding bacteriophage T4 gp5 trimerisation domain-containing protein has translation MSIGNDQNHQIGRNQKSQIGKDKVVSIGNHKPEEIAADFEQTIGGHLKRRVGGRVELKAGEKISQQTRVYQIETNERFIVKGPAGAIIIDAGGITLKGKVQIKGGLAITGGSGGGGGYSGAPFSGQPLCKICMSGK, from the coding sequence ATCTCGATAGGAAACGATCAAAACCATCAGATCGGGCGAAACCAGAAGAGCCAGATCGGCAAAGACAAAGTCGTCAGCATCGGCAATCACAAACCCGAAGAGATTGCGGCCGACTTCGAGCAGACCATCGGTGGTCACCTGAAACGCCGGGTGGGTGGACGGGTTGAACTGAAGGCCGGAGAAAAAATCAGCCAGCAGACCCGTGTGTACCAGATCGAGACCAACGAGCGCTTCATTGTCAAGGGCCCGGCCGGTGCAATCATCATCGATGCGGGGGGTATCACCCTCAAAGGCAAGGTACAGATCAAAGGTGGGCTGGCTATAACCGGCGGTAGTGGCGGCGGCGGTGGTTACAGTGGCGCACCGTTCAGTGGTCAGCCGCTGTGCAAAATCTGCATGAGTGGAAAATAA
- a CDS encoding Hcp family type VI secretion system effector, whose protein sequence is MPTPAYIAIEGKTQGNITQGAFTADSVGNIFVEGHEDQILAQAISHVVTVPTDPQSGQPSGQRVHKPFKFVCALNKAVPLLYNALASGEMLPKVEITLYRTSSEGKQEHFYSTFLEDATVVNIDADLPHAQNPANAEYTQLIEISLAYRKITWEHAVAGTSGSDDWRAPQEA, encoded by the coding sequence ACCCAGGGCAACATCACCCAGGGTGCCTTTACCGCCGACTCCGTGGGCAACATCTTCGTCGAGGGCCACGAAGACCAGATTCTGGCCCAGGCGATCAGTCACGTGGTGACGGTGCCGACCGATCCGCAAAGCGGTCAGCCCTCGGGACAACGGGTACACAAACCCTTCAAATTTGTCTGCGCGCTGAACAAGGCGGTCCCCCTGCTATACAACGCACTGGCCTCGGGAGAGATGCTGCCGAAAGTGGAGATCACGCTGTATCGCACCTCGTCCGAAGGCAAACAGGAGCACTTCTACTCGACCTTTCTGGAAGACGCCACAGTGGTCAACATAGACGCCGATCTGCCTCACGCACAAAACCCGGCGAATGCCGAATACACCCAGCTGATCGAGATCTCCCTGGCCTATCGAAAAATCACCTGGGAGCACGCGGTTGCGGGCACCTCTGGGTCTGACGACTGGCGCGCACCCCAAGAGGCGTAA